The Candidatus Zixiibacteriota bacterium genome has a window encoding:
- the nifS gene encoding cysteine desulfurase NifS — translation MKSIYLDYNSTTPLDERVLEAMLPYLREKFGNASSIHHFGREAKAGIEEAREKVAAAIGAEPSEIYFTSGGTEADNIALKGAAYQRKGKREHLVVSSIEHHAILESARALQKDGFKVDYAGTDGLGFIPRETLQQMLTEQTSIVSIMHANNEVGTIQDIKGLAALTHAKGALFHTDAVQSTGKIKVNVKELDVDLLSLSAHKIYGPKGVGALFIRKGIKIAPLFHGGHHEKGRRAGTENVAGIVGLGRAIEIAEEMREKEHARLASLADFFISNLQTKVGDVFLNGPRENNKRVPSTVNCSFQAVEGESIILSLDMKGIGVASGSACTSGSLEASHVLTAMKIPAELAQGSIRFSFGRFTTKEDLEYTISVLPEIIERLRAMSPLYKGK, via the coding sequence TTGAAATCGATATATCTTGATTATAACAGCACTACCCCGCTCGATGAGCGAGTTTTGGAAGCGATGCTTCCTTATCTGAGAGAGAAATTCGGCAATGCCAGCTCTATCCATCACTTCGGCCGGGAAGCCAAAGCCGGTATTGAGGAGGCGCGGGAGAAGGTTGCCGCGGCTATTGGGGCGGAGCCCTCGGAAATATATTTCACTTCAGGTGGCACCGAAGCCGACAATATTGCCCTGAAAGGGGCGGCATACCAGCGTAAGGGAAAACGGGAGCATCTGGTGGTCTCTTCGATTGAACATCATGCCATTCTGGAATCTGCCCGAGCATTGCAGAAGGATGGATTTAAAGTCGATTACGCCGGCACCGATGGTTTGGGCTTCATCCCGCGCGAAACCCTGCAGCAGATGTTGACCGAGCAGACATCCATAGTCTCGATTATGCATGCCAATAACGAGGTTGGCACCATTCAAGATATCAAAGGGCTCGCCGCGCTGACGCATGCCAAAGGGGCCTTGTTCCATACCGATGCGGTGCAGTCAACCGGAAAAATTAAAGTTAATGTCAAAGAGCTGGATGTCGACTTGTTATCGCTTTCGGCGCATAAGATTTACGGTCCCAAAGGGGTGGGCGCCCTATTTATCCGTAAAGGAATCAAGATTGCGCCGCTTTTTCACGGCGGACATCATGAAAAGGGGAGAAGAGCCGGAACCGAAAATGTGGCCGGTATTGTCGGTCTGGGGCGGGCCATTGAGATTGCCGAAGAGATGCGAGAAAAGGAGCATGCCCGCCTTGCGTCACTGGCAGATTTCTTCATTTCTAACCTTCAGACTAAAGTTGGGGACGTATTTCTCAACGGACCGCGGGAAAATAACAAGCGGGTACCCTCGACAGTTAATTGCTCGTTCCAGGCGGTCGAGGGAGAATCGATAATACTTTCCCTAGATATGAAAGGGATTGGGGTCGCTTCCGGTTCGGCTTGCACTTCCGGGTCGCTGGAAGCCTCACATGTTCTGACGGCAATGAAGATTCCCGCGGAACTTGCCCAGGGCTCGATTCGGTTTTCATTTGGGAGATTCACAACTAAAGAAGATTTGGAATATACCATTTCCGTTCTTCCCGAGATTATAGAGAGATTGCGGGCGATGTCGCCGCTTTATAAAGGAAAATAG
- a CDS encoding BamA/TamA family outer membrane protein has protein sequence MMRGFKAFLFLMVLFAAEPPLASTEADYLNRWLRRKPYIQSIQVSGNRFFGESEIKSALFSRTDDFLRRIKSDRRIRVQRETPLRDTSEIKYLYLTSGFLGVRVQEQFVPILPDSNALVKIDIHEGRRFFYSDLMVLGNYPESFRKDINRVVARFKPKEAVDPFRLKQATYDLKSSFANKGYPYARIDFKVDTTAESDRAEVTFNIQSDSLVHFGELEIIGNEKYAPGSVRREITFRPGDIYSRSKIIESQKRLLSTGNYLTLQLYSNTEDTLDTARRLKPGIRLTLKEKNPHYVSIKTGASQDRYKDLIWGLSASWGKRNLFGSRFLELSAYSGFVVFTEWRVLYHNYRARFTEPWFLGIRMPMTLTTEISPGVRSAVQPYRIQTWSVSLETFREFNQKLKITTGLEYRSVNIYGLSPEEEILYRQDKGINVRRIFYNSIVRDSRNNPFVPVTGSMSILKIEYAGGVLNGDDNFYRGEASWSRFQKIWPGWISASRLKMGYVKEFGESKDVPIDARFYAGGANSVRGYAENDLGPKLGDGTPSGANLLLIANQEFRFPLIGKLWGSFFADAGNGFFKLEDIKWSRVAFSYGVGFQFISPAGPIRLDYARRIDTDETDPGYRFHFTILYAF, from the coding sequence ATGATGCGAGGCTTTAAGGCTTTCTTATTTCTGATGGTCTTGTTCGCAGCGGAACCCCCGTTAGCCAGCACCGAGGCTGATTATCTCAACCGATGGCTGCGCCGTAAACCTTATATCCAGAGCATTCAAGTCTCGGGTAACCGGTTTTTCGGCGAATCGGAGATAAAGAGCGCTCTGTTCTCCCGTACTGATGACTTTCTTCGAAGGATAAAATCGGATAGACGTATCCGGGTGCAACGCGAAACGCCCCTGCGAGACACCTCAGAGATAAAGTATCTCTATTTGACCTCAGGTTTTCTCGGTGTAAGAGTTCAGGAGCAATTCGTGCCTATTCTTCCCGATTCTAACGCTCTGGTCAAGATTGATATTCATGAAGGCCGAAGATTCTTTTATTCCGATTTGATGGTTCTGGGAAATTATCCGGAATCATTCCGCAAAGATATCAATCGGGTTGTAGCGCGGTTCAAGCCAAAAGAGGCAGTGGACCCATTCCGGCTGAAGCAGGCTACTTACGATTTGAAATCATCCTTCGCCAATAAAGGTTATCCCTATGCCCGCATTGATTTCAAGGTAGATACAACGGCCGAGAGCGACCGGGCGGAAGTGACATTCAATATACAGTCAGACTCTCTGGTGCATTTTGGCGAATTGGAAATCATCGGGAACGAAAAATACGCTCCAGGAAGCGTCCGCCGCGAAATTACCTTTCGTCCCGGTGATATTTACAGCCGCAGCAAGATTATCGAATCGCAGAAACGGCTCCTGAGCACCGGCAATTACCTGACCTTGCAGCTCTACAGCAACACGGAAGATACTCTGGATACGGCGCGCCGCTTGAAGCCGGGAATAAGACTGACTTTGAAAGAGAAGAACCCTCATTACGTCTCAATTAAAACCGGCGCCAGTCAGGACCGCTACAAAGACTTGATTTGGGGGCTCTCGGCATCATGGGGCAAACGGAACCTCTTTGGGTCGCGATTCCTGGAACTCTCCGCCTATTCTGGATTCGTGGTATTTACGGAATGGCGGGTGCTTTATCATAATTATCGCGCCCGATTCACGGAGCCATGGTTTCTCGGTATCCGAATGCCTATGACCCTTACGACGGAGATATCGCCGGGGGTGCGTTCCGCCGTCCAGCCGTATAGAATTCAGACCTGGTCTGTTTCTCTGGAGACTTTTCGCGAGTTCAATCAGAAACTTAAGATAACGACCGGATTAGAATACCGGTCGGTAAATATCTATGGACTCAGCCCGGAGGAGGAGATTCTGTATCGTCAGGATAAAGGGATAAATGTCCGAAGGATTTTCTATAACAGCATAGTGCGGGACAGCCGGAACAACCCTTTTGTACCGGTGACGGGGTCGATGAGTATCCTGAAAATCGAGTACGCCGGAGGAGTTTTGAATGGCGATGACAATTTTTACCGTGGCGAAGCCAGTTGGTCGCGATTTCAGAAGATATGGCCCGGGTGGATATCGGCATCACGGCTGAAGATGGGGTATGTCAAGGAATTCGGGGAGTCGAAGGATGTTCCAATCGACGCGCGGTTTTATGCCGGCGGGGCGAACAGCGTCAGAGGCTATGCCGAAAACGACTTGGGACCGAAACTTGGTGACGGCACACCGAGCGGCGCCAATCTGCTTTTGATTGCCAACCAGGAGTTTCGCTTTCCGTTGATAGGGAAGCTCTGGGGGTCGTTTTTTGCCGATGCCGGAAACGGCTTTTTCAAGCTGGAGGATATAAAATGGAGCCGGGTGGCATTTTCCTACGGAGTGGGATTTCAGTTTATCTCGCCGGCCGGTCCCATTCGCCTCGATTATGCCCGCCGCATCGATACCGATGAAACCGACCCGGGATATCGCTTCCATTTCACAATTCTTTATGCTTTCTAA
- a CDS encoding translocation/assembly module TamB domain-containing protein: MRLKNKLLLILFSSVFAFVLGLYIAFFHLGLLEYLVNRQLRNIIAGNLSLKVNIGDIGGDYFRELVISNIQVDYDDGNSRYNMATIPTLRLQYNPSDFWRGVIRFNKIVIDSAQLTLTRGADGRWLVPTPNVKGTGDKKAISFEVQELELASLRLRLLRPQDSLIFDRITLKAALEARDNTYALRLDTLSYRSSERKFNINYAKGKASLTGSNLMLQDLVLKTDSSDLTLGGQMTLTEGLTWKMLLQARRLNLHEGLSFINVNLSGDISAEGEVSYQDRKISGKAKISGTFEHRLFDSLMVAFRYFDKELSLDTLSGEILDGTAIEGRGDIDLGIKPERYHLKAKIRGFNLNNLVSDTYETNLNGDIDLSGSGLKGESLLLDVIVDLGESWFDEYHAYELNGAMAITTDSIRFQDDFIIHYKDNYFNVSGRLDYRGDIDLDGTTRFEDLSAFNRQTFIERMGGRADLSFKVTGVVRNPDISGEIKSDSLWLYDIYSRQARIDFDMRHYLYDRDGSVNAELFNGSAYDIPFDTIILEMAVDSQFVKFEKAYLRNQYSEADSRGSLDYLSYPQVLKLDTLNLRLIELNAANQGEIVINIDSSGYAIEQCRLLRPQGALEGTGRVNYDDTWNLSFNAERLHIRPLVALINDSLDVDGIMHGGGKLAGSFDNSRIEFVGAIDSLQYQGLVLGDMYINCDYRDSMIYIDSIALNSHTGYYLARGTMPVNLKFRSEEPLWLEEEQNIDITAVDVRLDMVSLLLNEVEQFTGDFRADFKLTGTPVKPKIDGKISIQKGRLKLFDLVDPIEDIDLKMSMKDRVMTIDSVTGICRGGKKKAGQISGGGTIVVNAIDQFDYDLKLKARDFPAVYELGDINAVVDADLQVRGLTPPTVSGNVTLQSAVYRENFARENEGWIMLTSLQGDQTWDLDLDVEVSSNLWIKNDDIDAEFAGEINFIREKGVYRYIGSLEILRGKGFLADRTFRIETGSTISYEDIEYPNPRLDIYAVTQIRGSATSQTGQNEVSNFDLRVHVTGTLDEPIISAAEGSQFSTEEIIPLIFTNYYQSSGEGSLGTSERVSDRITSGLSGYLSTQFTQIGSRSLGVETFEIDPVYGDKFDPLGTRLTVGFYTHPNLYIYGRSAISGVAGQEVGFEYRLKRNLLLEGRRDDEDLYHLILNLYWDY, from the coding sequence ATGCGGCTGAAAAATAAACTGCTGTTAATTCTGTTCTCATCTGTTTTTGCTTTTGTACTGGGGTTATATATTGCGTTCTTCCATTTGGGATTGCTGGAATATCTGGTTAATCGTCAGTTGCGAAATATCATTGCCGGAAACCTTTCGCTGAAAGTAAATATCGGAGATATCGGCGGCGATTACTTCCGGGAACTGGTGATATCGAATATTCAGGTCGATTATGATGACGGCAATTCTCGCTATAATATGGCGACCATACCAACTCTCCGACTTCAATACAATCCGTCCGATTTCTGGCGCGGGGTCATTCGATTCAATAAGATTGTAATCGATTCGGCGCAATTGACGCTGACAAGGGGGGCTGATGGCCGCTGGCTGGTGCCAACTCCGAATGTCAAGGGAACCGGAGATAAGAAAGCAATATCCTTCGAAGTTCAGGAATTGGAGTTAGCCAGCCTCCGACTTCGTCTATTGCGTCCGCAGGATAGTCTGATTTTCGACCGGATAACATTAAAGGCGGCGCTGGAAGCCCGCGACAATACCTATGCTCTGCGGCTTGATACCTTGAGCTACCGCTCCTCGGAACGAAAGTTTAACATTAATTATGCCAAAGGAAAGGCATCGCTGACAGGAAGCAACCTGATGCTTCAGGACCTGGTACTGAAGACCGATTCGTCAGACCTGACTTTGGGCGGGCAGATGACCCTGACAGAGGGGTTGACGTGGAAAATGCTTCTTCAGGCGCGGCGACTGAATCTTCACGAGGGATTAAGTTTTATCAATGTCAATCTAAGCGGCGATATTTCTGCGGAGGGAGAAGTCTCATATCAGGACCGGAAGATTTCGGGGAAAGCAAAAATCAGCGGTACATTTGAGCATCGTCTCTTTGACTCTTTAATGGTGGCATTCCGATACTTTGATAAGGAATTATCACTGGATACCCTTTCGGGTGAAATTCTTGACGGCACCGCTATCGAGGGCCGGGGCGATATCGACCTCGGTATCAAACCGGAGCGGTATCATCTTAAGGCAAAAATTCGCGGCTTCAATCTCAATAATCTGGTCAGCGATACCTATGAAACAAATCTTAATGGGGATATCGATCTGAGCGGCAGCGGACTGAAAGGAGAAAGCCTTCTTCTGGATGTAATCGTTGACCTGGGGGAATCGTGGTTTGATGAATATCACGCCTATGAACTGAATGGCGCCATGGCCATTACCACTGATAGCATTCGATTTCAGGACGATTTTATAATTCACTATAAGGACAATTACTTCAATGTGTCGGGGAGATTAGATTATAGAGGTGATATTGACCTCGACGGAACAACGCGCTTTGAAGACCTTTCGGCGTTCAACCGGCAGACTTTTATTGAACGAATGGGGGGGCGCGCCGACCTCTCCTTTAAAGTCACCGGCGTCGTTCGCAATCCTGATATCTCCGGAGAAATTAAATCAGATTCACTCTGGCTTTATGACATCTATTCTCGTCAGGCGCGAATTGACTTTGATATGAGGCACTATCTGTACGACCGGGATGGCTCTGTAAATGCGGAGTTGTTCAATGGTTCGGCTTACGACATTCCCTTCGACACCATAATCCTGGAAATGGCGGTTGATTCCCAGTTTGTTAAATTCGAGAAGGCTTATCTTCGAAATCAGTATTCTGAGGCCGACAGCCGGGGAAGCCTGGACTACCTCTCCTATCCGCAGGTTTTGAAATTAGATACTCTGAATTTGCGCTTGATAGAGCTAAATGCGGCAAATCAGGGCGAAATCGTAATCAATATAGATTCCTCCGGCTACGCTATTGAACAGTGTCGATTACTTCGTCCTCAAGGCGCCCTGGAAGGTACGGGACGGGTCAACTATGACGACACCTGGAATCTGTCATTTAACGCCGAAAGATTGCATATCAGACCGCTGGTGGCGCTTATTAACGACAGCCTCGATGTGGATGGAATCATGCATGGCGGCGGGAAACTGGCAGGTTCTTTCGACAACAGCCGGATTGAATTTGTCGGCGCCATCGATTCTCTTCAGTACCAAGGTCTGGTTTTGGGGGATATGTATATTAATTGCGATTATCGCGACAGCATGATTTATATCGATTCTATCGCTCTCAATAGCCATACCGGATATTATCTCGCGCGAGGCACGATGCCGGTCAATCTCAAGTTCAGATCGGAAGAGCCACTCTGGCTCGAAGAGGAACAGAATATCGATATTACGGCGGTTGATGTCCGTCTGGATATGGTGAGCCTGCTTCTTAACGAAGTGGAGCAGTTTACCGGGGACTTCCGGGCCGATTTCAAATTGACCGGGACACCGGTAAAACCGAAAATCGACGGCAAGATTTCGATACAAAAGGGGCGCTTGAAACTTTTCGACCTGGTCGATCCGATAGAAGATATCGACCTGAAAATGAGCATGAAAGACCGGGTGATGACCATCGACAGCGTCACCGGCATTTGTCGGGGAGGGAAGAAAAAAGCCGGGCAGATCAGCGGCGGCGGCACGATTGTTGTAAACGCGATTGACCAGTTCGATTATGACCTGAAGCTTAAGGCACGCGATTTTCCGGCGGTTTATGAGCTGGGCGATATAAACGCCGTGGTTGACGCCGACCTGCAGGTCCGGGGGCTCACTCCCCCGACCGTGAGCGGAAATGTTACTCTGCAATCGGCGGTTTATCGGGAAAACTTTGCCAGAGAAAATGAAGGGTGGATTATGCTGACCTCGCTTCAGGGCGACCAGACCTGGGACCTGGACCTGGATGTCGAAGTCTCTTCGAATCTCTGGATAAAGAACGACGACATCGATGCCGAATTCGCCGGCGAGATAAATTTCATAAGGGAAAAGGGCGTTTATCGATATATCGGCTCGCTGGAGATACTGCGAGGAAAAGGGTTTCTGGCTGACAGAACCTTTCGAATTGAAACCGGGAGCACCATCAGTTATGAGGATATTGAATATCCCAATCCGCGTCTGGATATATACGCTGTAACGCAGATTAGGGGCTCGGCGACCAGCCAGACCGGCCAGAATGAAGTCTCCAATTTTGATTTACGGGTGCATGTGACAGGGACGCTGGATGAGCCGATAATCAGCGCCGCCGAGGGATCGCAATTTTCCACGGAAGAGATAATACCGCTGATATTCACTAATTACTATCAATCATCCGGTGAAGGATCGCTGGGGACATCGGAGAGAGTCAGCGACCGGATAACCAGCGGGCTCTCCGGGTACCTGAGCACGCAATTCACTCAGATCGGTTCCCGGTCACTGGGGGTGGAGACATTTGAAATCGACCCGGTATATGGGGATAAATTTGACCCGCTGGGAACACGACTGACCGTTGGATTTTATACTCATCCCAATCTTTATATCTATGGCCGGTCGGCAATCTCTGGGGTGGCCGGGCAGGAGGTCGGATTTGAATATCGCCTTAAGCGAAATCTGCTGCTTGAGGGACGACGCGACGATGAAGACTTGTACCATCTTATTCTGAATCTATACTGGGATTATTAA
- a CDS encoding carboxymuconolactone decarboxylase family protein, whose amino-acid sequence MMKTDEIAGYFRSHDWGKKNRRLRMLSFLSASIAIGNNDQTTAILRCLKTNRVARVAIYETILQSYLFLGFPKMIEAAICFGEVFGQYKIARPVRAYTSKEMEKWFRMGYALCRRVYGRNFRLLEKRFSRLSPELFRWMVIEGYGKVLSRPGLSQKERELAEVAALIAERRERQLISHLLGSLNVGADIRLLREVADDIAPLVGIKASRLADKTIDMVERKYAAEK is encoded by the coding sequence ATGATGAAGACAGATGAAATCGCCGGATACTTCCGCTCCCATGACTGGGGAAAGAAAAACCGCAGACTGCGGATGCTCAGTTTTCTTTCGGCTTCGATTGCAATTGGCAACAATGACCAGACCACTGCCATCTTGCGCTGCCTGAAGACAAACCGCGTGGCTCGAGTCGCGATTTATGAGACAATCCTCCAAAGTTATCTGTTTCTGGGCTTTCCCAAAATGATTGAAGCCGCAATCTGTTTCGGGGAGGTCTTTGGACAATATAAGATCGCCCGGCCGGTCAGGGCTTATACTTCCAAAGAGATGGAGAAATGGTTTCGGATGGGATATGCGCTATGTCGGAGAGTCTATGGCAGGAATTTCCGATTGCTGGAGAAAAGATTCAGTCGTCTTTCTCCGGAGCTTTTTCGCTGGATGGTAATAGAAGGTTATGGTAAGGTGCTTTCACGTCCCGGGCTGTCTCAGAAAGAAAGAGAACTGGCAGAGGTGGCGGCCCTGATTGCAGAACGACGAGAACGGCAACTGATTTCGCATCTATTAGGCAGCCTCAATGTCGGCGCCGATATCCGGCTTTTGAGAGAAGTAGCGGATGATATCGCGCCTCTGGTTGGAATTAAAGCGAGCCGGCTTGCCGATAAAACTATTGATATGGTCGAAAGAAAGTATGCGGCTGAAAAATAA
- a CDS encoding sigma-70 family RNA polymerase sigma factor, whose amino-acid sequence MEKEDQKQSDYRLMERVKAGDLVAFNQIVDKYRDRLMNVIFRMVQGTEEAEDIVQETFLRVYQHRDSFDFRHCFSTWLYTIALNLARNELRKRKRFKFFDIFDMQGKEGEIAVEMELPSNLPQALEKALESLPEKYKTAFVLRDIQELPYEEVAQIMNIPLGTVKSRVNRARAILRDKLKPRMEEYNALSKGTLLPVSLL is encoded by the coding sequence GTGGAAAAAGAAGACCAGAAGCAATCTGATTACCGGCTGATGGAGCGGGTCAAGGCGGGGGACCTGGTTGCTTTCAATCAGATTGTGGACAAGTACAGGGACCGTCTGATGAATGTCATTTTCCGGATGGTCCAGGGGACAGAGGAGGCAGAGGATATAGTTCAGGAGACATTTCTCCGGGTATATCAGCATCGGGATTCTTTTGATTTTCGTCACTGTTTCTCTACCTGGCTTTACACGATAGCCTTGAATCTCGCCCGCAATGAGCTGCGGAAGAGAAAAAGATTTAAGTTCTTTGATATTTTTGATATGCAAGGGAAAGAAGGGGAGATAGCGGTTGAAATGGAACTGCCGTCAAATCTTCCCCAGGCTCTGGAGAAGGCATTAGAGAGTCTCCCGGAGAAATATAAAACCGCATTTGTCTTGCGGGACATTCAGGAGCTTCCCTATGAAGAGGTGGCTCAGATAATGAATATTCCGCTGGGTACGGTCAAATCGCGGGTTAATCGAGCCCGGGCAATACTTAGAGATAAATTGAAACCGAGAATGGAGGAGTATAATGCGTTGTCAAAGGGTACGCTACTACCTGTCAGCCTTCTGTAG